The Candidatus Binatus sp. genome window below encodes:
- a CDS encoding replication-associated recombination protein A: MARRKADSSDSLFPSRTPLSQPLADRMRPRTLDEVVGQEHLLGPGKFLSQMVAAHVLHSMILWGPPGTGKTTLALVLAEHSGAVFRKLAAVTSGVADLREAVEAARHDLDAGKRTVVFIDEIHRWNRGQQDAFLPHVESGLITLIGATTENPSFEVISALLSRMRLLVLHPLSEENLAALVHRALADKERGFGGTGLKLGVGAIDEMVRYAAGDARRALGTLEIAAEFAQNAGATLITPEHIRESAQQKALLYDRAGEEHYNVISAFIKSMRGSDPDAAIYWMMRMVEAGEDALFIARRMVVFASEDVGNADPRALQIAVAVKEAVDFVGMPEGVIPLAQGVTYLASAPKSNASYRAMRQAGEDAKTLGALPVPLHLRNAPTPMMKGLGYGKDYRYPHDFEGALVAQNYLPDELGEKIYYEPSERGYEIRIREFLARAREARNHTSRRKPAGKD, translated from the coding sequence ATGGCACGGCGCAAGGCCGATTCGTCGGATAGTCTGTTTCCATCGCGCACGCCGCTCAGCCAGCCGCTGGCGGATCGGATGCGTCCGCGCACGCTCGACGAAGTTGTCGGCCAGGAGCATCTGCTGGGTCCGGGCAAGTTCCTGAGCCAGATGGTGGCGGCGCACGTGCTCCATTCGATGATCCTGTGGGGCCCGCCGGGCACGGGCAAGACGACGCTTGCGCTGGTGCTCGCGGAACACTCGGGTGCGGTGTTCCGCAAGCTTGCCGCAGTAACGTCGGGCGTCGCCGATCTGCGCGAGGCGGTGGAAGCGGCGCGCCACGATCTCGACGCGGGCAAGCGCACCGTGGTCTTCATCGACGAGATCCATCGATGGAACCGCGGGCAGCAGGATGCGTTCCTGCCGCATGTCGAGAGCGGGCTGATCACGCTGATCGGCGCGACCACGGAAAATCCTTCGTTCGAGGTCATCTCGGCGCTGCTCTCGCGGATGCGGCTGCTCGTGCTGCATCCGCTCTCGGAGGAAAACCTCGCGGCATTGGTGCATCGCGCGCTCGCCGACAAGGAGCGCGGGTTCGGCGGGACCGGGCTCAAGCTGGGAGTCGGCGCGATCGACGAGATGGTTCGATACGCGGCCGGTGACGCGCGGCGAGCGCTCGGCACGCTGGAGATTGCGGCGGAGTTCGCGCAAAACGCGGGCGCGACGCTGATCACGCCCGAACACATTCGCGAGTCGGCGCAGCAGAAGGCGCTGCTCTATGATCGCGCGGGCGAGGAGCACTACAACGTCATCTCGGCCTTCATCAAGAGCATGCGTGGCAGCGATCCCGACGCCGCGATTTACTGGATGATGCGGATGGTCGAGGCAGGCGAGGATGCGCTGTTCATCGCGCGGCGGATGGTGGTGTTTGCGTCAGAAGACGTCGGCAACGCCGATCCGCGCGCATTGCAAATTGCGGTCGCGGTCAAGGAGGCGGTAGATTTTGTCGGGATGCCGGAAGGGGTGATTCCGCTCGCGCAGGGCGTGACGTACCTGGCCAGTGCGCCCAAGTCCAATGCGTCGTATCGCGCGATGCGCCAGGCGGGCGAAGATGCGAAAACGCTTGGCGCGTTGCCGGTGCCGCTTCATTTGCGCAACGCACCGACGCCGATGATGAAAGGACTCGGTTACGGCAAGGACTACCGCTATCCGCACGATTTCGAAGGCGCGCTGGTCGCACAGAACTATTTGCCGGACGAACTGGGCGAAAAGATATATTACGAACCGTCCGAGCGCGGATACGAAATCAGGATCCGCGAGTTTCTTGCCCGCGCGCGCGAGGCACGCAACCACACATCGCGGCGCAAGCCGGCCGGGAAAGACTGA
- a CDS encoding BadF/BadG/BcrA/BcrD ATPase family protein gives MIVGIDIGGSTTDAVILENSGLHVVTIEANDPVAAAAGALGKLVTDFGIKLEDIECVAATGAGSRVLAESLLGRPVVKVNEFTAIGIGGTSLAGKESALVVSLGTGTAIVSVTPGKIAHFSGTGIGGGTLLGLAKHMLGVSTIERLEELARKGDLRRIDLSVRDIAGGAIGDLPPSTTAANFGKISADATPEDKALAIMNMIVESIGVLAMASARACGQENIVLTGKLSRLFRFMQEMRRLTFPFGRRFVIPEHADFATAIGAARHARQQE, from the coding sequence ATGATCGTTGGCATCGATATCGGCGGTTCGACCACCGACGCCGTCATCCTCGAAAATAGCGGCCTGCACGTCGTAACGATCGAGGCCAACGACCCGGTCGCCGCGGCGGCCGGCGCGCTCGGAAAACTGGTCACCGACTTCGGCATCAAACTCGAAGACATCGAATGCGTCGCCGCCACCGGCGCGGGCTCGCGGGTGCTCGCGGAATCCCTGCTCGGCAGGCCGGTGGTCAAGGTCAACGAGTTCACCGCAATCGGAATCGGCGGCACTTCGCTGGCCGGAAAGGAAAGCGCGCTGGTGGTCTCGCTTGGCACCGGCACCGCAATCGTATCGGTCACGCCCGGCAAAATCGCGCACTTCAGCGGCACCGGCATCGGCGGCGGCACGCTGCTCGGACTCGCCAAGCACATGCTCGGCGTCTCGACGATCGAGCGGCTCGAAGAACTCGCGCGCAAGGGCGATCTGCGGCGTATCGATCTCAGCGTTCGCGACATCGCCGGCGGCGCGATCGGCGACCTGCCGCCGTCCACCACCGCCGCCAACTTCGGCAAGATAAGCGCCGACGCGACGCCCGAGGACAAGGCGCTGGCGATCATGAACATGATCGTCGAATCGATCGGGGTGCTGGCGATGGCCAGCGCGCGCGCCTGCGGGCAGGAGAATATCGTGCTGACCGGCAAGTTGTCGCGCCTGTTCCGATTCATGCAGGAGATGAGGCGCCTCACGTTTCCGTTCGGCCGGCGCTTCGTGATTCCCGAGCATGCCGATTTCGCGACCGCGATCGGGGCCGCGCGCCACGCCCGCCAGCAGGAATAG
- a CDS encoding CaiB/BaiF CoA-transferase family protein — translation MPSELLRGLRLLDLTDEKGALCGKMFADLGAEVIKVEPPEGCSTRRIPPYLEDIADADHCLYSIAYHAGKKSVTANLATDDGRAIVAGLAAQSDFLVESHPLGHLDSIGLGYDALARKNPRLIYASITPFGDSGPGKDYAWADIISWAAGGQMYLMGEEGKPPLQMSLPQAGLHAGGEAAVAMMLAHYPRQIDGLGQRIVVNMQACIVWTLMNEQAMPFLHGSHLSRTGVFFGSADARRKMVYECKDGHISTLIAGGMTFGNSTKALIEWMRENGLGADWMRTKDWISWVPGVFMEMTEQDHRETEELETTIQRFMLTMTKREIYAQALKRRIFLAPVATVADIAADEQLKARDFWTAVPHDTIGRTLTFPGPFAKLTATPIGSTARAPRIGEHSDEIYRGLLGLAPERLNKLRAAGSI, via the coding sequence ATGCCATCAGAGTTGCTCAGAGGATTGCGGCTGCTCGATTTGACCGACGAGAAGGGCGCGTTGTGCGGCAAGATGTTCGCCGATCTCGGCGCCGAAGTTATCAAGGTCGAACCGCCCGAGGGATGCTCGACGCGGCGCATCCCGCCCTATCTCGAAGATATCGCCGACGCCGACCACTGCCTCTATTCGATCGCCTATCACGCGGGAAAAAAATCCGTGACCGCCAACCTCGCCACTGACGACGGGCGCGCAATCGTCGCCGGTCTCGCGGCGCAATCCGACTTCCTCGTCGAGTCGCACCCGCTCGGCCATCTCGATTCAATCGGTCTTGGCTACGACGCGCTCGCCAGGAAAAATCCGCGCCTCATCTACGCCTCGATCACGCCGTTCGGCGACAGCGGTCCCGGCAAGGACTACGCCTGGGCCGACATCATCTCGTGGGCGGCCGGCGGCCAGATGTACCTGATGGGCGAGGAGGGAAAGCCTCCGCTCCAGATGAGTCTGCCGCAAGCCGGGTTGCACGCGGGCGGCGAGGCGGCCGTCGCCATGATGCTCGCGCACTACCCGCGCCAAATCGACGGGCTCGGCCAGCGAATCGTCGTCAACATGCAGGCCTGCATCGTGTGGACGCTGATGAACGAGCAGGCGATGCCGTTCCTGCACGGCAGCCATCTGTCGCGCACCGGAGTTTTCTTCGGCTCGGCCGACGCACGGCGCAAGATGGTGTACGAGTGCAAGGACGGGCACATCTCGACCCTGATCGCCGGCGGCATGACGTTCGGCAATTCGACCAAGGCGCTGATCGAGTGGATGCGGGAGAACGGATTGGGCGCCGACTGGATGCGGACCAAGGATTGGATTTCGTGGGTGCCCGGCGTCTTCATGGAGATGACCGAGCAGGACCACAGGGAGACCGAAGAACTCGAAACCACGATCCAGCGCTTCATGCTCACGATGACCAAGCGCGAAATCTACGCGCAGGCGCTCAAGCGCCGCATCTTCCTGGCGCCGGTCGCGACGGTAGCCGACATCGCAGCCGACGAGCAGCTCAAAGCGCGCGACTTCTGGACTGCGGTGCCGCACGACACGATCGGCCGCACGCTCACATTTCCCGGACCATTCGCGAAACTGACCGCGACCCCGATCGGATCGACCGCTCGCGCGCCGCGAATCGGCGAGCACAGCGACGAGATTTACCGTGGGCTGCTCGGGCTTGCGCCCGAGCGCTTGAACAAGTTGCGAGCCGCCGGCTCGATTTAG
- a CDS encoding CoA transferase, with amino-acid sequence MSRFALEGVHVLDFAWVGVGPITTKYFADNGADVIRVESAARPDVLRIGPPWKDAMPGINRSQFFASFNTSKKGITLDLSKPKARELAKRMVPWADIVVESFTPKAMRNWGLDYENLRELRPDLIMLSTCMQGQTGPNALYPGFGQLMSALSGFYYISGYGPGSCTPPYGAYTDFIAPRFSAITLLAALDYRRRTGQGQYIDMSQYEAAMQNLAPALIDYFATGRVLGPRGNASARYAPHGAYRCADEDGNERWIAIAVAGDDQWRAMLTALAADSTDRRFATASARIENAAAIDEFVGSLTPVHNAHDLTAKLQAAGVAAYPVENCVDIHQDDNLEAFGFWHWLEHKEMGPSPYEGLEHRMSRTPGTLRSAAPILGQDNDEVFREMLSLSADEIEQLKKEYVIF; translated from the coding sequence ATGAGCCGTTTCGCATTGGAAGGAGTTCATGTCCTCGACTTCGCCTGGGTCGGCGTCGGCCCGATCACGACCAAATATTTCGCCGACAACGGCGCCGACGTGATTCGCGTCGAGTCGGCTGCGCGCCCCGACGTGCTGCGAATCGGTCCGCCGTGGAAAGACGCGATGCCCGGGATCAACCGCAGTCAGTTTTTCGCCAGCTTCAATACCTCGAAAAAGGGAATCACGCTGGACTTGAGCAAGCCCAAAGCGCGCGAACTCGCCAAGCGCATGGTGCCGTGGGCCGACATCGTCGTCGAGAGTTTCACGCCCAAGGCGATGCGCAACTGGGGACTCGATTACGAAAATCTGCGTGAGTTGCGCCCCGACCTGATCATGCTCTCGACCTGCATGCAGGGACAGACCGGCCCCAACGCGCTCTATCCCGGCTTCGGCCAGCTGATGTCCGCGCTGTCGGGCTTCTACTACATCTCCGGTTACGGCCCCGGCTCATGCACGCCGCCGTACGGCGCCTATACGGATTTCATCGCGCCGCGCTTTTCCGCGATCACGCTTCTCGCCGCGCTCGACTATCGGCGCCGCACCGGTCAGGGCCAGTACATCGACATGTCGCAGTACGAGGCCGCGATGCAGAATCTCGCGCCTGCGTTGATCGATTACTTCGCAACCGGACGAGTGCTTGGCCCGCGCGGCAACGCGTCCGCGCGTTACGCTCCGCACGGCGCCTACCGATGCGCCGACGAGGACGGTAACGAGCGATGGATCGCGATCGCCGTCGCGGGCGACGATCAATGGCGTGCGATGCTCACCGCGCTCGCCGCCGATTCCACCGACCGGCGCTTTGCGACCGCGTCCGCGCGCATCGAGAACGCCGCCGCAATCGATGAGTTCGTCGGCTCGCTCACGCCCGTCCACAACGCTCACGATCTCACCGCGAAGTTGCAGGCCGCCGGAGTTGCCGCCTACCCGGTGGAGAACTGCGTCGATATCCACCAGGACGACAACCTCGAAGCGTTCGGCTTCTGGCATTGGCTCGAGCACAAGGAGATGGGGCCGTCGCCGTATGAGGGCCTCGAACATCGCATGAGCCGCACGCCCGGCACGCTTCGCTCGGCCGCGCCGATTCTCGGCCAGGACAACGACGAGGTCTTTCGCGAGATGCTCTCGCTCAGCGCCGATGAGATCGAGCAGCTGAAAAAAGAATACGTGATATTCTGA
- a CDS encoding ABC transporter permease, whose protein sequence is MRYELKIALRYLRARRKDAFISITTIFTAVGVMIGVAALTVTLSVMGGFEQSLKERVLSLSPQVQILNSQGSIDNYAEIEKKVAGVPGVNGSDAYIVGQAMLSSGRGIGGVIVRGVEPKNPVVRAQWGRYMTVGGLDDLSRSYAIPASAAGPAVTAGGLAIGVSLAKKLKAKPGDAVRMVAPIISPDGSLSTKSGQFAIGAIFDSGMNFVDTNMVFMDLAHAQDFFGRTGRVDGIDIHLTNLDQTDAVTDAVRKLFASPYQVRNWIEFNESAAAGFELLKRVYALVLVMLIGVAAFNLVATLIMVVMEKRKDIAVLIAMGATRRDVRLIFVMKGLIVGGAGTAAGLILGAAGCFALARYQFIHIPREIYGISTLPIAVDPWNFAAVALASMLLCLLATVYPARQASREMPVEIFRS, encoded by the coding sequence GTGCGATACGAACTCAAAATTGCGCTCCGCTATCTGCGCGCCCGCCGCAAAGACGCCTTCATCTCGATCACGACCATCTTTACCGCGGTCGGCGTGATGATCGGCGTCGCCGCGCTCACCGTGACGCTCTCGGTGATGGGCGGCTTCGAGCAGAGCCTCAAAGAACGCGTGCTCAGCCTCAGCCCGCAGGTCCAGATACTCAATTCGCAAGGATCGATCGACAACTACGCCGAGATCGAGAAGAAAGTCGCCGGCGTGCCCGGCGTCAACGGCTCCGACGCGTACATCGTGGGCCAGGCGATGCTGAGTTCGGGACGCGGAATCGGCGGCGTCATCGTGCGCGGAGTCGAGCCGAAAAATCCCGTCGTGCGCGCGCAATGGGGCCGCTACATGACCGTCGGCGGTCTCGACGATCTCTCGCGAAGCTACGCGATCCCCGCAAGCGCCGCCGGCCCCGCGGTTACCGCAGGCGGCCTCGCCATCGGAGTCAGCCTTGCGAAAAAACTCAAGGCCAAACCCGGCGACGCGGTTCGGATGGTTGCGCCGATTATTTCGCCCGATGGATCGCTCTCAACCAAGAGCGGCCAATTCGCGATCGGCGCGATCTTCGACTCGGGAATGAACTTCGTCGATACCAACATGGTCTTCATGGATCTCGCGCACGCCCAGGATTTCTTCGGACGCACCGGACGAGTGGACGGCATCGATATCCATCTGACCAATCTCGACCAGACCGACGCGGTCACCGATGCGGTGCGCAAACTGTTCGCGAGTCCATACCAGGTGCGCAACTGGATCGAGTTTAACGAATCTGCCGCCGCCGGCTTCGAACTGCTCAAGCGCGTCTATGCACTCGTGCTCGTGATGCTCATCGGCGTCGCCGCGTTCAACCTGGTCGCGACGCTGATCATGGTCGTGATGGAGAAGCGCAAGGACATCGCCGTGCTGATCGCGATGGGTGCGACGCGGCGCGACGTGCGCCTGATCTTCGTGATGAAGGGACTGATCGTCGGTGGGGCTGGAACCGCGGCCGGATTGATCCTCGGCGCCGCCGGATGCTTCGCGCTTGCGCGTTACCAGTTCATTCACATCCCGCGCGAAATTTACGGCATCTCGACGCTGCCGATCGCCGTAGATCCGTGGAACTTCGCCGCCGTCGCGCTTGCCTCGATGCTGCTCTGCCTGCTCGCGACCGTCTATCCGGCCCGCCAAGCGTCGCGAGAGATGCCTGTCGAAATCTTCCGCTCCTGA
- a CDS encoding SCP2 sterol-binding domain-containing protein, producing the protein MADAAPTTPKEIFAAMPGRFNKDAAKGLNATYQFDLSGDNGGKWHVIINDGTCTVKDGPAASPSITISMTAQDYVDMTSGKLNGQVAFMSGKLRIAGDMGLALRMQSLFA; encoded by the coding sequence ATGGCTGATGCAGCACCGACGACACCGAAGGAAATCTTTGCGGCGATGCCCGGTCGCTTCAACAAAGACGCGGCGAAGGGATTGAATGCGACGTACCAGTTCGACCTCTCGGGCGATAACGGCGGCAAGTGGCACGTAATTATCAACGACGGAACCTGCACGGTCAAAGACGGACCGGCCGCTTCGCCAAGCATCACGATTTCGATGACGGCGCAGGACTACGTTGACATGACCAGCGGCAAGCTCAACGGGCAGGTCGCATTCATGAGCGGCAAACTGCGAATCGCGGGCGACATGGGGCTCGCGCTGCGCATGCAGAGTCTGTTTGCCTAA
- a CDS encoding TonB family protein translates to MKRCPRCEKTFPDSETFCEADGTALVQAGPAFAEGAAATGAGDAGEQIECPVCGGKAQPGELICNFCGARLGVESAAASYIQQPSSAPPRGGTTVRRDPSPSMRITGGMPDGGGEDEGRGRFSVVWYLIAAIVALGGGAWLALHLSTKPAEQPVANASPAAIASVTAAAPSGPLVALSKAIGVQVTGESAAAPERNQETAQKVFEDHKDGLLESYSHALAGDSTLQDAMAVRIRVLPNGSVDEASVRTSTNANPALDAEIVKDVSAWNFAPFSGGQVEIDYPIIFTNDPTTKDALESQLSSKVAALSPTEAPEFASAPPAPSPAASQAASAPSPASVETPAPMVAEPAPSLAPPPRKHHVASRAPRPPPLTLQQRVKQVLGSNPRTRRVDCYTSGSAVTIFGKVFDADAKLYTEKIVRQVPGVGNVIDSLTTDTADWAARQTAIASQLFAAGLNSVTVKVIGHDAYLGGTVKSDAQKKQAVTIAENASPGVHVQTNLITVVPGNMFGF, encoded by the coding sequence ATGAAAAGGTGCCCGCGCTGCGAAAAAACCTTCCCCGACTCGGAAACGTTTTGCGAAGCTGACGGTACCGCGCTGGTCCAGGCGGGTCCCGCCTTTGCCGAAGGGGCGGCCGCCACCGGCGCGGGCGACGCCGGCGAGCAAATCGAGTGCCCGGTATGCGGCGGCAAGGCGCAGCCGGGGGAACTGATCTGCAACTTCTGCGGCGCGCGGCTCGGGGTGGAATCGGCGGCAGCGTCGTACATACAGCAGCCGTCGTCGGCGCCGCCGCGGGGCGGGACGACGGTGCGGCGCGATCCGTCGCCGTCGATGCGCATCACGGGCGGGATGCCGGACGGCGGCGGCGAAGACGAAGGCCGCGGGCGGTTCAGCGTCGTTTGGTACTTGATCGCGGCGATAGTCGCGCTGGGGGGCGGCGCGTGGCTCGCGCTTCATCTCAGCACTAAACCCGCGGAGCAGCCGGTGGCGAATGCGTCGCCGGCGGCGATCGCGTCGGTGACAGCGGCGGCGCCGAGTGGGCCGTTGGTAGCATTGTCGAAGGCGATCGGGGTGCAGGTGACGGGGGAATCGGCGGCGGCGCCCGAGCGCAATCAGGAAACAGCGCAAAAAGTTTTCGAAGATCACAAGGACGGATTGCTGGAAAGCTATTCGCATGCGCTCGCCGGTGACAGCACGCTGCAGGATGCGATGGCGGTGCGGATTAGGGTGTTGCCCAACGGCAGCGTGGACGAGGCGTCGGTGCGGACCTCGACCAATGCGAATCCGGCGTTAGACGCGGAAATAGTGAAGGACGTTTCGGCGTGGAATTTCGCGCCGTTCAGCGGCGGCCAGGTCGAGATCGATTATCCGATAATTTTCACCAACGATCCCACGACGAAGGACGCGCTCGAATCGCAACTCAGCTCGAAGGTGGCCGCACTGAGCCCCACCGAGGCGCCGGAATTCGCCAGCGCGCCGCCGGCGCCGTCGCCGGCCGCGTCGCAAGCGGCGAGCGCTCCATCGCCGGCGTCAGTCGAGACGCCGGCGCCGATGGTGGCCGAGCCGGCGCCGTCACTGGCGCCCCCGCCGCGCAAGCATCACGTGGCGAGCCGCGCGCCCAGGCCGCCGCCGCTGACCTTGCAGCAGCGCGTCAAGCAGGTGCTGGGGTCGAATCCCAGGACGCGGCGCGTGGACTGTTACACCAGTGGCAGCGCGGTGACGATTTTTGGCAAGGTGTTCGACGCCGACGCCAAGCTGTATACGGAAAAAATCGTGCGCCAGGTGCCGGGGGTCGGCAACGTGATCGATTCGCTGACGACGGACACGGCCGATTGGGCAGCGCGCCAGACTGCGATCGCGTCGCAGCTTTTTGCCGCGGGGTTGAACAGCGTGACGGTGAAAGTGATCGGCCACGACGCGTATCTTGGCGGCACAGTCAAGAGCGACGCGCAAAAGAAGCAAGCAGTGACGATCGCCGAGAACGCGTCGCCAGGGGTGCACGTGCAGACGAATCTGATCACGGTTGTGCCCGGAAACATGTTCGGATTCTGA
- a CDS encoding LLM class F420-dependent oxidoreductase yields the protein MKFGTFLYQTSPNSIAAVARKAEQSGFESLWIPEHIILPVTYRSPYPYSSSGRMGAPPETPLHDPMLALAFVAGITTKIRLATGVFVIPIRNAFATAKAVASLDVLSGGRFIFGVGIGWLEEEFDAVGMEFKDRAFRTREYVALMKELWSKESPEYHGKTISIEGFKFMPKPAQRPHPPIVFGGSTEPSLKRAAKLGDGWYGIADGIDEIAATIKRLREHERAAGRTAPLELTVSRLREQLKPGDIERFAAMGVSRIIIGPAATTREQIASMEKFGAEVIARQ from the coding sequence ATGAAATTTGGAACATTTTTGTATCAGACATCGCCCAACAGTATCGCGGCGGTCGCGCGCAAAGCCGAGCAGAGCGGTTTCGAATCGCTTTGGATCCCGGAGCATATTATTCTGCCCGTAACCTACCGCTCGCCGTATCCGTATTCATCCAGTGGCAGGATGGGTGCGCCGCCGGAGACGCCGCTGCACGATCCGATGCTGGCGCTGGCGTTCGTCGCCGGGATCACCACGAAAATTCGCCTGGCGACGGGAGTATTCGTGATCCCGATTCGCAACGCGTTTGCGACTGCCAAGGCGGTCGCCAGCCTGGACGTGCTTTCGGGCGGGCGATTTATTTTCGGCGTCGGGATCGGTTGGCTCGAGGAGGAGTTCGACGCGGTCGGCATGGAGTTCAAGGATCGCGCGTTTCGCACGCGCGAATACGTGGCGCTGATGAAGGAACTGTGGAGCAAGGAGTCGCCGGAGTATCACGGCAAGACGATTTCGATTGAAGGCTTCAAGTTCATGCCCAAACCCGCACAGCGACCGCATCCACCGATCGTGTTCGGCGGCAGCACCGAGCCGTCGCTCAAGCGGGCGGCGAAACTCGGCGACGGATGGTATGGAATCGCGGACGGTATCGACGAGATTGCGGCGACGATCAAGCGACTGCGCGAGCATGAACGCGCGGCGGGGCGGACGGCGCCGCTGGAACTAACGGTGAGCAGGTTGCGCGAACAATTGAAGCCCGGAGACATCGAGCGATTCGCCGCGATGGGCGTGTCGCGGATAATCATTGGGCCGGCCGCGACGACGCGGGAGCAAATCGCGTCGATGGAAAAGTTCGGCGCCGAGGTAATCGCCAGGCAGTGA
- a CDS encoding MFS transporter, whose amino-acid sequence MIRIKDAGGVFPEYSKGPVRTSKGEIISAIRWEREVIDTPPEIEAAEADEAGGDVPAQDSWGGRLTAFRALRHRNFRLFFVGQLISLIGTWMQTVAQAWLVLKLTNSSLMLGVVAFASYMPVVLVALFAGVVVDHVDRRRLIIGAQTLLMLSAFVLGGLTWGGAVKVEYVIALAALNGLVSSFDMPGRQAFVVEMVGREDLPNAIAMNSMIFNGARMIGPAIAGLSIAVIGVTGCFMLNGVSYLAVIWSLFEMQLPRHERREFGATMMRQVRLGLAYVWRHRPTLWLLVLVAINMGIGMQYSVLIPVFARDLLHVGAHGYGFLMAAQGLGAVASAIVMNSRSTAPRALRQNLVFGIFCMAIAVAGFGVSRWMAISLLAQLFIGVGLMNHMVTTNTLLQMFVADELRGRVMSIYTLSFIGSAPLGSLAVGYIGEHFSPRTAVLFCASFSLLCGFILLTKLKLIAQAQAEVEQKDEREN is encoded by the coding sequence TTGATAAGGATAAAAGACGCGGGCGGAGTTTTTCCTGAGTATTCGAAGGGCCCTGTTAGAACCAGCAAGGGCGAGATAATCTCAGCCATCAGGTGGGAGAGAGAAGTCATCGACACGCCGCCGGAGATAGAGGCCGCCGAGGCTGACGAGGCGGGTGGAGACGTACCCGCGCAGGATAGCTGGGGCGGCCGACTGACCGCGTTTCGCGCGCTGCGGCATCGCAATTTCAGACTGTTTTTCGTCGGACAGCTGATCTCGCTGATCGGCACCTGGATGCAAACGGTCGCGCAAGCGTGGCTGGTGCTCAAGCTCACCAATTCATCGCTGATGCTGGGCGTGGTGGCGTTTGCGAGTTACATGCCAGTTGTGCTGGTCGCATTGTTCGCCGGCGTGGTGGTCGATCACGTCGATCGGCGACGCCTTATAATCGGCGCGCAGACGCTGCTGATGCTGAGCGCGTTCGTGCTCGGAGGACTGACGTGGGGCGGCGCGGTGAAGGTCGAATACGTGATCGCGCTGGCCGCTCTCAACGGGCTGGTGAGCTCGTTCGACATGCCGGGGCGGCAGGCGTTCGTGGTCGAGATGGTGGGGCGCGAAGACCTGCCCAATGCGATCGCGATGAACTCGATGATCTTCAACGGCGCGCGAATGATCGGGCCGGCGATCGCGGGTCTGTCGATCGCAGTGATTGGAGTTACGGGCTGCTTCATGCTCAACGGCGTCAGCTATCTCGCGGTCATCTGGAGCCTGTTCGAGATGCAACTGCCGCGCCACGAGCGCCGCGAATTCGGCGCCACGATGATGCGACAGGTGCGGCTGGGCCTTGCCTACGTCTGGCGGCATCGCCCGACCCTGTGGCTGCTGGTGCTGGTCGCTATCAACATGGGAATCGGGATGCAGTACTCGGTGCTGATCCCGGTGTTCGCGCGCGATTTGCTGCACGTCGGGGCGCATGGCTACGGCTTTCTGATGGCGGCGCAGGGGTTGGGCGCGGTGGCAAGCGCGATCGTGATGAATTCGCGCTCGACGGCTCCCAGAGCGCTGCGTCAGAACCTGGTGTTCGGCATATTTTGCATGGCGATAGCGGTCGCGGGGTTCGGCGTGTCGAGGTGGATGGCGATTTCGCTGCTTGCGCAATTGTTCATCGGCGTGGGCCTGATGAATCACATGGTGACGACCAACACTCTCCTGCAGATGTTCGTCGCGGACGAACTGCGCGGCCGCGTGATGAGTATCTATACCTTATCATTCATCGGCAGCGCGCCGCTGGGCAGCCTGGCGGTCGGCTATATCGGGGAGCATTTTAGTCCGCGCACCGCGGTGCTGTTCTGCGCGTCGTTCTCGCTGCTGTGCGGATTTATTTTGTTGACGAAACTCAAGTTGATTGCGCAGGCGCAGGCGGAGGTCGAGCAGAAAGATGAGAGAGAGAACTGA